The following are encoded together in the Dyella terrae genome:
- a CDS encoding cryptochrome/photolyase family protein, translated as MSTAIVWFRRDLRLADHPALSAACEAFERIIPVYIHAPHEDDPWPAGAASRWWLHHSLSRLDAQLRGHGNALHLAQGDSLPVLRDLIERTGATAVFWNRCYEPAAIARDSAVKAALREQGIEAHSFGGLLWYEPWQIETKQGEPYRVFTPFWKNLRQRLDTQRPLPIASSLRGVDIDGGLPIDALGLLPGIPWDAGLQNAWQPGEAGAQELVDIFLDDAISDYAKARDLPARHGTSRLSPHLHFGEISPRQIHYRLTERVAATDARRRPDIEPYLRELGWREFAHHLLYHFPGTPTENFNDRFNRFAWADDDVALERWQRGRTGIPLVDAGMRELWHTGWMHNRVRMIVASFLTKNLRQHWRHGTRWFWDTLVDADLANNTMGWQWVAGSGADAAPYFRVFNPVTQAQKFDPEGHYLRRWLPELSSAPLPLLHEPWKDAGLLKRSGYPAPMVDLGGTRQSALDAYQRMRNA; from the coding sequence ATGAGCACTGCCATCGTCTGGTTCCGCCGCGACCTTCGTCTTGCGGATCACCCCGCATTGAGCGCCGCCTGCGAGGCGTTCGAGCGGATCATCCCTGTCTACATTCATGCGCCGCACGAGGACGATCCGTGGCCAGCAGGCGCCGCGAGTCGGTGGTGGTTGCATCACTCGCTCTCCCGCCTTGACGCGCAACTGCGCGGTCATGGCAATGCCTTGCATCTGGCGCAGGGCGACAGCTTGCCGGTGCTTCGCGACCTGATCGAGCGCACGGGCGCCACCGCGGTTTTTTGGAACCGATGCTACGAGCCGGCTGCCATCGCACGCGACAGCGCCGTCAAGGCTGCGCTGCGTGAGCAGGGCATCGAGGCACACAGCTTCGGCGGTTTGCTCTGGTACGAGCCCTGGCAGATCGAAACGAAGCAGGGCGAGCCTTATCGCGTCTTTACGCCGTTCTGGAAGAATCTGCGTCAGCGTCTCGATACGCAGCGACCGTTGCCGATCGCTTCGTCATTGCGTGGTGTGGATATCGATGGAGGCCTGCCGATCGATGCACTCGGGCTGCTTCCCGGGATTCCCTGGGATGCCGGTCTGCAGAATGCATGGCAGCCGGGAGAAGCAGGAGCGCAGGAGCTCGTGGACATTTTCCTGGACGATGCGATCAGCGACTATGCGAAAGCGCGTGATTTGCCCGCGCGGCACGGCACATCGAGGCTGTCGCCGCACCTTCATTTCGGCGAGATATCGCCTCGGCAGATTCACTATCGGCTGACGGAACGGGTTGCCGCCACCGATGCACGTCGACGACCGGACATCGAGCCGTATCTGCGCGAGCTGGGCTGGCGCGAATTTGCGCATCACTTGCTGTATCACTTTCCCGGAACGCCCACAGAGAACTTCAATGACCGGTTCAACCGGTTTGCGTGGGCTGATGACGACGTCGCGCTCGAGCGCTGGCAGCGGGGTCGCACGGGCATTCCACTAGTGGATGCCGGCATGCGCGAGCTTTGGCATACCGGGTGGATGCACAACCGCGTGCGTATGATCGTCGCCAGCTTTCTTACCAAAAACCTCCGGCAGCATTGGCGCCACGGCACCCGCTGGTTCTGGGACACGCTGGTCGATGCCGATCTCGCCAACAACACCATGGGTTGGCAATGGGTGGCGGGTAGTGGTGCCGACGCCGCGCCTTATTTTCGGGTGTTCAATCCGGTGACGCAGGCGCAGAAGTTCGACCCGGAAGGGCATTACCTCCGTCGTTGGTTGCCTGAACTGTCCTCCGCGCCATTGCCGCTATTGCACGAACCATGGAAGGACGCCGGGCTGCTGAAACGCAGCGGTTACCCCGCGCCGATGGTCGACCTTGGCGGGACGCGCCAGTCGGCGCTGGACGCCTATCAGCGTATGCGGAACGCGTAG
- a CDS encoding cation:proton antiporter — protein sequence MHHASDILLTLFIVFLAAQIGSEIAQRLKLPGVVGEIAAGCVVGPSLLGWITPDLTAAGTPLDVLSEIGVVLLLFSVGLETRLEDLKKVGKVAFLVGVLGVLVPFGMGGVWAHASGFDWSRSLFIAAAFVATSAGITARVLQELGALQRTESKVILGAAVIDDILAMLLLGVVVSVQGGEGIDVTHLIAVLAGAIGFIAIIGIGGARMMRWNSSWLDKPQSPHSALAIVLALCLGLAYVSTLFGLAAIIGAFLAGMIASETRQQHTLEKQTQPLLALLTPFFFVITGSKIDLHQLMNADAAIMLLVVTVIAIASKLIGGFLGSLSLGARSATMVGFGMVPRGEVGVVIASLGLTAGVFSDRIYAIIVAMSLLTAMVTPPVLAWMLRRDKGTAATDETV from the coding sequence ATGCACCACGCCAGCGACATCCTGCTCACACTCTTCATCGTCTTCCTCGCCGCGCAGATCGGCAGCGAGATCGCGCAACGACTGAAGTTGCCCGGCGTCGTGGGCGAGATTGCCGCGGGCTGCGTGGTTGGCCCCTCCCTGCTGGGCTGGATCACTCCGGATCTGACTGCCGCGGGCACGCCGTTGGACGTGCTCTCGGAGATCGGCGTTGTGCTGTTGCTGTTCTCCGTAGGCCTGGAAACCCGCCTCGAAGACTTGAAGAAAGTCGGCAAGGTGGCCTTTCTCGTTGGCGTGCTGGGCGTGCTGGTGCCATTCGGCATGGGCGGCGTATGGGCACATGCGAGCGGATTCGATTGGAGCCGATCACTGTTCATCGCGGCTGCTTTCGTCGCGACCTCGGCCGGCATCACGGCACGCGTGCTGCAGGAATTAGGTGCGCTACAGCGCACCGAGAGCAAGGTGATCCTGGGCGCGGCCGTCATCGACGACATCCTCGCCATGCTGCTGCTTGGTGTCGTGGTATCGGTCCAAGGCGGCGAAGGGATCGACGTGACGCACCTGATCGCCGTGCTCGCGGGCGCCATCGGCTTTATCGCCATCATCGGCATTGGCGGTGCACGCATGATGCGCTGGAACTCCAGCTGGCTCGACAAGCCGCAGAGCCCGCATTCGGCGCTCGCCATCGTGCTGGCGCTGTGCCTGGGCCTGGCCTACGTGTCCACGCTATTTGGGCTGGCCGCCATCATCGGCGCCTTCCTTGCCGGCATGATCGCGTCGGAAACGCGCCAGCAGCATACGCTGGAGAAACAGACGCAGCCTTTGCTCGCTCTGCTCACGCCGTTCTTCTTCGTCATCACCGGCAGCAAGATCGACCTGCATCAACTTATGAATGCGGACGCGGCCATCATGCTATTGGTAGTCACGGTGATCGCCATTGCATCCAAGCTGATCGGCGGCTTCCTTGGCTCGCTGTCGCTCGGCGCACGCAGCGCAACCATGGTGGGTTTCGGCATGGTGCCGCGTGGTGAGGTCGGCGTGGTGATCGCGAGCCTGGGTTTGACCGCAGGCGTTTTCAGCGACCGCATCTACGCCATCATCGTGGCCATGTCCTTGCTCACCGCGATGGTGACGCCGCCCGTGCTCGCCTGGATGTTACGGCGCGACAAAGGCACCGCGGCTACCGACGAGACAGTGTGA
- a CDS encoding MFS transporter, with the protein MPENLAATETNLPVTPPGEEAAVPAPPTESSQDRYRGLIWLVAAAFFMQALDSTIVNTAVPAMAEALNVTPLGMRTALTSYVLTLAIFIPASPWLCDRFGTRRIFAAAIATFTIGSLLCGLAQTLPQLVAARVLQGLGGAALMPVGRYVLVRSIDKREFVRAMSTVATVGLLGSVLGPLLGGALAQYTSWRLIFLINVPVGVVGMWMNRRDMPDYRLDDVHPFDLMGFLLFAAASAMLLTAAEVASGGGGQWVRIAIYGVLAIVFGATYVWHSRRTDHPVADLNLLRVRSVWVSLAGNLFTRLGVSGMFLLLVLFLQVGCGWSPLMAGLMMVPQALGSITAKWGINRLLQRFGYRRLLFTNTLIVGALLGSFALLGKGSPMWVIALMVYVYGGFMGMQYTAMNTLIYNDLDVKFASQASSMASTAQYLSMSFGIALASLLMEALLQGHAHDDYIPAFRWTVLLLAIVTATASWVFSCLKNESPMRSGRAAE; encoded by the coding sequence ATGCCCGAGAATTTAGCCGCCACCGAAACCAACCTTCCTGTTACGCCTCCCGGCGAGGAAGCAGCGGTTCCGGCACCGCCCACGGAATCTTCACAAGACCGTTATCGCGGGCTCATTTGGCTGGTGGCCGCCGCCTTCTTCATGCAGGCCCTGGACTCGACCATCGTCAACACGGCCGTGCCGGCGATGGCCGAAGCGCTCAACGTCACGCCACTAGGTATGCGCACCGCGCTCACCAGCTACGTGCTGACCCTGGCTATTTTCATTCCCGCCAGTCCGTGGCTGTGCGACCGCTTCGGCACGCGGCGTATCTTCGCCGCTGCCATCGCCACGTTCACCATCGGCTCGCTGTTGTGCGGCCTCGCACAAACGTTGCCGCAACTTGTCGCGGCACGCGTGCTGCAGGGCCTGGGTGGTGCAGCGCTTATGCCGGTCGGTCGTTATGTGCTCGTGCGCAGCATCGACAAGCGCGAGTTCGTAAGAGCCATGAGCACGGTGGCCACAGTAGGCCTGCTCGGCTCGGTGCTGGGTCCACTGCTCGGCGGTGCGCTGGCTCAATACACCTCCTGGCGCCTGATCTTCCTGATCAACGTGCCCGTGGGCGTGGTGGGCATGTGGATGAATCGCCGCGACATGCCCGATTACCGACTGGACGACGTCCATCCGTTTGACCTGATGGGCTTCCTGCTGTTCGCCGCCGCCTCCGCCATGTTGCTCACGGCCGCAGAAGTCGCCAGCGGCGGCGGTGGCCAATGGGTGCGCATCGCCATCTATGGCGTGCTCGCCATCGTGTTCGGTGCGACTTACGTGTGGCACAGCCGCCGCACCGACCACCCTGTGGCGGATCTCAACCTGTTGCGTGTGCGCAGCGTGTGGGTATCGCTGGCCGGCAACCTGTTCACACGCCTGGGCGTATCGGGCATGTTCCTGCTGCTGGTGCTGTTCCTGCAGGTCGGCTGCGGCTGGTCGCCGCTAATGGCCGGCCTGATGATGGTGCCGCAGGCATTGGGTTCGATCACGGCCAAATGGGGCATCAACCGCTTGCTGCAACGCTTCGGTTATCGGCGACTGCTGTTTACCAACACCTTGATCGTCGGCGCGCTACTGGGGTCGTTCGCACTGCTCGGCAAGGGTTCGCCGATGTGGGTGATCGCTTTGATGGTGTATGTCTACGGTGGCTTCATGGGCATGCAGTACACAGCCATGAACACGCTGATCTACAACGACCTGGATGTGAAGTTCGCCTCGCAGGCCTCGTCGATGGCATCGACGGCGCAATACCTGTCCATGAGCTTCGGCATTGCGCTGGCCTCGCTATTGATGGAAGCACTGCTGCAAGGCCATGCTCACGACGACTACATCCCCGCCTTCCGCTGGACCGTACTGCTGCTTGCCATCGTGACGGCCACCGCAAGCTGGGTATTCAGTTGCTTGAAGAATGAAAGCCCCATGCGTTCGGGACGAGCCGCCGAATAG
- the rnk gene encoding nucleoside diphosphate kinase regulator, whose product MSSKPAIIISSLDLQRIEALLERMPPTQAAQYQALRGELDRADVLEPADIPADVVTMNSVVTFKDDDSGDELTISLVYPSGAGVPGTVSILAPVGSALLGLKVGQPIEWPTPDGRRRQLRVLEIEYQPEASGDLHR is encoded by the coding sequence ATGAGCAGCAAGCCCGCCATCATCATTTCTTCGCTGGATCTGCAGCGCATCGAAGCGTTGCTGGAGCGTATGCCGCCGACACAGGCCGCGCAGTACCAGGCGCTGCGCGGCGAACTGGACCGGGCGGACGTGCTGGAGCCGGCGGACATCCCGGCGGACGTGGTCACCATGAACTCGGTCGTCACCTTCAAGGACGACGATTCCGGGGACGAGCTGACGATCAGCCTTGTCTACCCCTCGGGGGCGGGTGTGCCGGGTACGGTGTCGATCCTGGCGCCTGTCGGCAGCGCCTTGCTGGGCCTCAAGGTCGGCCAGCCTATCGAGTGGCCCACGCCGGATGGTCGCCGCCGCCAGTTGCGCGTGCTCGAGATCGAGTACCAGCCCGAAGCATCCGGCGATCTGCATCGCTGA
- the epmA gene encoding EF-P lysine aminoacylase EpmA, which translates to MNLHMAGRLHLRARVYALIRAFFAERNVLEVETPILSAAGNTDPNIESFSTSFSGHVDAGARVRWMRTSPEYPLKRLLAAGVGDCYELGRVFRNGEAGGRHNPEFTMLEWYRVGWDHRQLMEETIALVEVALAMMGTRAEVWIEGYRQLFIDELGIDPAHAPIDQLRLPLDEFNINPDGLTRDDWLDLLITHRLQPLFPANRITVIHDYPASQCALAKVRPGDPPLAERFELFLGRYELANGYHELNDAAEQRRRFERDNDVRRSRGQPVVPMDERLIETLDAMPDCAGVALGIERLLMCLIGTDAIADVLTYPFSEA; encoded by the coding sequence ATGAACCTGCATATGGCCGGTCGCCTGCATCTGCGCGCACGCGTGTACGCGCTGATCCGCGCGTTTTTTGCGGAACGCAACGTGCTTGAGGTGGAAACGCCGATCCTTTCTGCGGCCGGCAACACCGATCCGAACATCGAAAGTTTCAGTACGAGTTTCAGTGGGCATGTGGATGCCGGTGCACGCGTGCGCTGGATGCGCACGTCACCGGAGTATCCGTTGAAGCGCCTGCTGGCTGCGGGCGTGGGTGACTGCTACGAACTCGGCCGGGTGTTTCGCAATGGCGAGGCGGGTGGTCGCCACAATCCCGAGTTCACCATGCTGGAGTGGTATCGCGTCGGCTGGGATCATCGCCAGCTGATGGAGGAGACCATCGCGCTGGTCGAAGTGGCGCTCGCCATGATGGGCACGCGCGCGGAAGTATGGATCGAAGGCTATCGGCAGCTGTTCATTGACGAACTTGGCATCGATCCGGCGCATGCACCCATCGACCAGCTGCGGCTTCCGCTCGACGAGTTCAACATCAACCCGGATGGCCTCACGCGCGATGATTGGCTCGACCTGCTTATCACGCATCGGCTGCAGCCCTTGTTCCCGGCCAACCGCATTACCGTGATCCACGACTATCCGGCGTCGCAATGCGCGCTGGCGAAGGTACGGCCGGGTGATCCACCGCTGGCCGAGCGCTTCGAGTTGTTCTTGGGGCGCTACGAGCTGGCGAATGGCTACCACGAGCTCAACGATGCCGCTGAGCAGCGTCGTCGTTTCGAACGTGACAACGATGTGCGTCGTTCGCGCGGGCAACCCGTCGTGCCGATGGACGAGCGTCTGATCGAGACGCTCGATGCTATGCCCGATTGCGCGGGCGTGGCGCTGGGCATCGAGCGCCTGCTGATGTGCCTGATCGGCACGGATGCCATCGCTGATGTGCTGACGTACCCGTTTTCGGAGGCCTGA
- the gloA2 gene encoding SMU1112c/YaeR family gloxylase I-like metalloprotein — protein MASTLLPAIHHVALICSDYARSKAFYSETLGFRIIREVYRAERDSWKLDLEVSPGVSLELFSFPSPPSRPSRPEAQGLRHLAFAVPDVDAVIATLQARGVTCEPVRVDEFTDRRFTFFADPDGLPIELYEA, from the coding sequence ATGGCATCTACCTTGTTGCCCGCGATCCATCACGTGGCGCTGATCTGCTCGGACTACGCTCGGTCGAAGGCCTTCTACAGCGAGACGCTGGGTTTTCGCATCATCCGCGAGGTTTACCGGGCGGAGCGCGATTCGTGGAAGCTCGATCTGGAAGTCTCGCCCGGGGTCAGCCTGGAGCTTTTCTCGTTTCCTTCGCCGCCGAGTCGCCCGTCCCGGCCGGAGGCTCAGGGCCTACGCCATCTGGCGTTCGCCGTGCCCGATGTCGATGCGGTGATCGCCACGTTGCAAGCACGGGGCGTTACGTGCGAGCCAGTGCGCGTGGACGAATTCACCGACCGGCGCTTTACCTTCTTTGCTGATCCGGACGGTTTGCCCATCGAACTATACGAAGCGTGA
- the aqpZ gene encoding aquaporin Z: MSMGKRLGAEFFGTFWLVFGGCGSAIFAAAYPDLGIGFAGVALAFGLTVVTMAYAVGHISGGHFNPAVTLGLCAGGRFPLKDVVPYWIAQVIGGLVAGAVLYLIASGKPGFEAVAGFASNGYGDHSPSAIWENGSLVKTGYSLQACIVAEFVLTAFFLIVINGTTHKLAPTGFAPLAIGLTLTLIHLISIPITNTSVNPARSTAVAVFQGTWAIQQLWMFWVIPLIGGAVGGLIYRHLLDSRES; encoded by the coding sequence ATGAGTATGGGCAAGCGTTTGGGAGCGGAGTTCTTCGGTACGTTCTGGTTGGTGTTCGGTGGCTGCGGTAGCGCGATCTTCGCTGCAGCCTATCCTGATCTGGGTATTGGTTTTGCGGGCGTCGCCCTCGCCTTCGGCCTGACCGTCGTGACCATGGCCTACGCCGTGGGCCACATTTCTGGTGGTCATTTCAACCCCGCAGTAACCCTTGGCCTGTGTGCCGGCGGGCGCTTTCCTCTCAAAGATGTAGTGCCGTACTGGATAGCCCAGGTCATTGGCGGCCTCGTGGCCGGCGCCGTGCTTTACCTTATCGCCAGTGGCAAGCCGGGTTTTGAAGCCGTGGCGGGCTTTGCGTCCAACGGCTATGGCGATCATTCGCCCAGCGCCATCTGGGAAAACGGTTCGCTGGTGAAAACGGGCTATTCGCTGCAAGCGTGCATCGTTGCGGAGTTCGTACTGACCGCGTTCTTCCTCATCGTGATCAATGGCACCACCCACAAGCTGGCGCCCACGGGCTTTGCCCCGCTGGCCATCGGCCTCACCCTGACGCTTATCCATCTGATCAGCATCCCGATCACCAATACCTCGGTGAATCCCGCTCGCAGCACGGCGGTGGCGGTGTTCCAGGGAACCTGGGCGATCCAGCAGCTTTGGATGTTCTGGGTGATTCCGCTGATCGGCGGCGCGGTGGGCGGACTGATCTATCGACACCTGCTCGACTCACGCGAAAGCTGA
- a CDS encoding MFS transporter, with protein sequence MTQALPTTAALVSPDRRLGARDIQTLFLASLGGALEFYDFVVFVFFALPLSHLFFPPNTAPWLAQLQVYGIFAAGYLARPLGGIVMAHFGDRQGRKRMFTLSVFLMALPTLAIGLLPVYASVGLLAPLLLLIMRVVQGVAIGGEVPGAWVFVAEHAPRGRVGFACACLTSGLTVGILIGSLTAAWINHHLTPAEVLAWGWRAPFLLGGVFGFIAVWLRRWLSETPVFAQLRERKALSRELPLRNVLASHGGSVVLSMAVTWMLTAAILVLILMLPSLVQKSFGMAPDVAFLGNSIAAFSLGVGCIAFGWLVDRIGAAWALLLGSVALVAVTYGLFGDLAAGGAHFLPLYALTGFLVGTVAVVPTIMVAAFPAPIRYSGLSFAYNVAYAVFGASTATLIGYLAERAGRMAPAHYVAITAVVSVLAALWLLGNGRGRGELTD encoded by the coding sequence ATGACGCAAGCCTTGCCGACCACCGCTGCACTGGTATCTCCCGACCGCCGCCTGGGTGCGCGCGACATCCAGACGTTGTTTCTGGCGTCCCTGGGCGGCGCGTTGGAGTTCTACGACTTCGTGGTCTTCGTGTTCTTCGCGCTGCCACTGAGCCACCTGTTCTTTCCGCCGAACACGGCGCCCTGGCTGGCGCAGTTGCAGGTCTACGGCATTTTCGCGGCGGGCTACCTCGCCCGCCCGCTCGGCGGCATCGTGATGGCGCATTTCGGTGACAGGCAGGGACGCAAGCGCATGTTCACGCTCAGCGTGTTCCTGATGGCGCTGCCCACGCTCGCGATCGGCTTGCTGCCGGTGTACGCCAGCGTTGGATTGCTCGCTCCATTGCTACTGCTGATCATGCGCGTGGTGCAGGGCGTGGCTATTGGCGGCGAGGTGCCTGGTGCATGGGTATTTGTGGCCGAGCACGCGCCGCGCGGTCGCGTGGGTTTTGCCTGCGCCTGCCTGACCTCCGGCCTCACGGTCGGCATCCTGATCGGCTCGCTCACCGCAGCATGGATCAATCACCACCTGACGCCAGCGGAAGTACTGGCCTGGGGCTGGCGTGCACCGTTCCTGTTGGGCGGTGTATTTGGCTTTATCGCCGTGTGGTTGCGTCGCTGGTTGAGCGAAACCCCGGTGTTTGCCCAGTTGCGCGAGCGCAAGGCGCTTAGCCGCGAGTTGCCTCTACGCAACGTGTTGGCCAGTCATGGCGGCAGCGTGGTGCTTTCGATGGCCGTAACCTGGATGCTTACCGCCGCGATTCTGGTGCTGATCCTAATGCTGCCGAGCCTTGTGCAGAAATCGTTCGGCATGGCGCCCGATGTGGCTTTTCTCGGCAACAGCATCGCGGCCTTCAGTCTGGGCGTGGGCTGTATCGCCTTCGGCTGGCTGGTCGATCGCATCGGCGCCGCCTGGGCCTTGTTGCTCGGTTCGGTTGCCCTAGTGGCCGTGACGTACGGGCTGTTCGGCGATCTGGCCGCGGGCGGCGCGCATTTCCTGCCGCTCTATGCGCTCACAGGCTTCCTGGTCGGTACGGTGGCGGTGGTGCCGACGATCATGGTGGCCGCGTTTCCCGCACCGATCCGCTATTCCGGCCTTTCCTTTGCGTACAACGTCGCCTACGCCGTGTTTGGGGCGAGCACGGCCACCTTGATTGGCTACCTGGCCGAACGGGCTGGGCGCATGGCGCCGGCCCACTATGTCGCCATCACCGCCGTGGTCAGCGTGCTGGCGGCGCTCTGGTTGCTCGGGAATGGCCGGGGCAGGGGCGAGCTGACAGATTGA
- the hflD gene encoding high frequency lysogenization protein HflD — MNEERVLALAGLFQATTLAQQLANDGRCDDIAMAASMASVFRIDAPSVVGVYGDVSAVRLGLRQLITLLDESNRDVAVTRMAFTVMRLERSLSRHSDLLDRLQQGVVAAQRQVEHFGPDSPQVVKRLAELYANTLSTLKPRVMVTGNPQQLQQPAVVEKVRTNLLAAVRSAVLWRQVGGRQWQMLLYRKQCSMLARGLLTGSTINNA; from the coding sequence ATGAACGAAGAACGCGTACTGGCGCTGGCCGGCCTGTTTCAGGCCACGACGCTTGCCCAGCAGTTGGCCAATGACGGCCGCTGCGATGACATCGCCATGGCGGCGAGCATGGCCAGCGTGTTCCGCATCGACGCGCCATCCGTGGTGGGCGTTTACGGCGACGTATCCGCCGTGCGACTCGGCCTGCGCCAACTGATCACCTTGCTGGACGAGAGCAACCGCGATGTCGCGGTGACGCGCATGGCCTTCACCGTCATGCGCCTGGAGCGCAGCCTGTCCCGTCACAGCGACCTGCTGGACCGCCTGCAACAGGGTGTCGTTGCCGCACAACGACAGGTCGAGCACTTCGGCCCGGACTCCCCGCAGGTGGTCAAACGCCTGGCCGAGCTCTACGCCAATACGCTGTCCACACTGAAGCCCCGCGTGATGGTTACGGGCAATCCGCAGCAGCTCCAGCAACCGGCTGTTGTGGAAAAGGTGCGAACCAATCTGCTGGCCGCCGTGCGCTCCGCCGTGCTGTGGCGTCAGGTGGGCGGGCGTCAGTGGCAGATGCTGCTCTACCGTAAGCAGTGCAGCATGCTGGCCCGTGGCCTGCTGACCGGCTCGACCATCAATAACGCCTGA
- the mnmA gene encoding tRNA 2-thiouridine(34) synthase MnmA, whose amino-acid sequence MKVMLGISGGVDSSVAALLLQQAGYAVEGLFMQNWEEDDRDGPCTTDIDRKDAVAVCGRLGIPFHARNFAAEYWDGVFEHFLAEYRAGRTPNPDVLCNREIKFKTFLDEARLLGADKIATGHYARVDFHEGQYRLLRAVDASKDQTYFLHALGQQQLAATLFPVGEIEKPQVRQMALDAALPTHAKKDSTGICFIGERDFRGFLSQYIPAQPGPMRTPGGETVGEHQGVMYYTLGQRNGLGIGGRHGASGEAWYVVGKDVPRNVLYVAQGGENDWLYSRRLHAEPPSWVAGQPPAQHFRCTAKTRYRQPDQACEVFLLDDGLEVVFDEPQRAVTPGQSVVFYDGEACLGGAVIDRTDAPFGGWNDAASLPTTCESLSGV is encoded by the coding sequence GTGAAGGTGATGCTGGGTATTTCCGGTGGCGTGGACTCTTCGGTCGCGGCGTTGCTGCTGCAACAGGCGGGGTACGCGGTGGAAGGCCTGTTCATGCAGAACTGGGAAGAAGACGACCGTGACGGCCCCTGCACCACCGACATCGACCGCAAGGACGCCGTGGCCGTGTGCGGACGACTGGGTATTCCCTTCCATGCGCGCAATTTCGCCGCCGAGTACTGGGACGGCGTATTCGAGCACTTCCTTGCGGAATACCGCGCAGGCCGCACGCCAAATCCAGACGTGCTGTGCAATCGCGAGATCAAGTTCAAGACCTTCCTGGACGAGGCGCGCTTGCTGGGCGCCGACAAGATCGCTACCGGCCACTACGCCCGCGTCGACTTCCACGAGGGGCAATATCGCTTGCTGCGGGCGGTCGACGCATCCAAGGATCAGACCTATTTCCTGCACGCCCTTGGTCAGCAGCAGCTAGCGGCCACGCTGTTCCCGGTCGGCGAGATCGAAAAGCCACAGGTGCGCCAGATGGCCCTGGATGCCGCGCTGCCGACGCATGCCAAGAAGGATTCCACCGGTATCTGCTTCATTGGCGAGCGCGATTTTCGCGGCTTCCTGTCCCAGTACATCCCGGCCCAGCCAGGCCCCATGCGCACGCCTGGTGGCGAAACCGTGGGCGAGCACCAGGGCGTGATGTATTACACGCTAGGCCAGCGCAATGGCCTGGGTATCGGCGGCCGCCACGGCGCCAGTGGGGAGGCCTGGTATGTGGTTGGCAAGGACGTCCCCCGCAACGTGCTATACGTGGCACAGGGCGGCGAAAACGATTGGCTGTACTCGCGCCGCCTGCATGCCGAGCCGCCCAGCTGGGTGGCTGGCCAGCCGCCCGCGCAGCACTTCCGCTGCACGGCCAAGACCCGCTATCGCCAGCCCGACCAAGCCTGCGAAGTGTTCCTGCTGGACGACGGCCTGGAGGTGGTGTTCGACGAACCACAGCGTGCCGTCACCCCTGGTCAATCGGTGGTTTTCTACGACGGCGAGGCCTGTCTGGGTGGCGCCGTGATCGACCGCACCGACGCTCCCTTCGGCGGCTGGAATGATGCCGCCTCCCTCCCCACCACGTGTGAGTCCTTATCCGGTGTTTGA
- a CDS encoding NUDIX hydrolase: MADPAPIPLQVWCPHVTVACVVVDGDRFLMVEEEVNGRVAYNQPAGHLDDYESLATAAVRETLEETGWTVALDHLLGVHQWRSTEHGDGVIRFSFAARAISHDPARRLDDGIRRALWLTRDEIVALGDQLRSPLVLMSIDAWLAGQRYPLDLLQSLLAEDRYP, translated from the coding sequence ATGGCCGATCCCGCCCCTATTCCCCTGCAAGTCTGGTGCCCACATGTGACCGTGGCCTGCGTGGTTGTCGATGGTGACCGCTTCCTCATGGTCGAAGAGGAGGTGAACGGCCGCGTTGCCTATAACCAGCCGGCCGGCCACCTGGATGACTACGAGAGTCTGGCCACTGCGGCCGTGCGAGAAACGCTGGAGGAAACCGGCTGGACGGTGGCACTGGATCACCTGCTCGGCGTGCACCAGTGGCGCAGCACCGAGCACGGCGACGGCGTCATCCGCTTCAGTTTCGCTGCCCGTGCGATCAGCCACGATCCGGCGCGGCGTCTGGATGACGGCATTCGCCGTGCCCTGTGGCTCACTCGCGACGAAATAGTGGCACTAGGTGACCAATTGCGCAGTCCGCTGGTGCTGATGAGCATCGATGCCTGGCTGGCTGGTCAGCGCTATCCACTGGACCTGCTGCAGAGCCTGCTTGCTGAGGACCGTTACCCGTGA
- the clpS gene encoding ATP-dependent Clp protease adapter ClpS → MAHEPEHEQGNGHGLALETSRPEVARPPLFQVVLLNDDFTPMDFVVDVLRSFFSLDQERAVQVMLHVHTRGKGVCGVFTREVAETKVTQVNEYSRAHQHPLLCTMEKL, encoded by the coding sequence ATGGCTCACGAACCCGAACACGAACAAGGTAATGGTCACGGTCTGGCGCTTGAAACCTCCCGCCCGGAGGTGGCTCGGCCGCCACTCTTTCAAGTGGTGCTGTTGAACGACGATTTCACGCCGATGGATTTCGTGGTCGACGTGCTGCGGAGCTTCTTCAGCCTGGATCAGGAACGGGCGGTGCAGGTCATGCTGCACGTCCATACACGCGGAAAGGGAGTCTGCGGGGTGTTTACCCGGGAGGTTGCTGAAACCAAGGTGACCCAAGTGAACGAATATTCACGTGCCCATCAACACCCTTTGTTGTGCACTATGGAAAAGCTCTAA